Within Anopheles nili chromosome 3, idAnoNiliSN_F5_01, whole genome shotgun sequence, the genomic segment TACCGTGGTGAAGAGGGTTTCGTACCACACAACTATCTGGACGTGGAACGAGACACACCGGTTGATACGCACACACCTGCTCAGTTGTCGACGCAGATTTCCTTCTCCTCGGTGGATTACACTGTCGACAATGAGGACCAGGACCAGATGCAGGACTCGGGCCAGTCACCGGATCAGATCTCGGTCATATCTGCTCCACGCAAGGTCAACAATCAGCTGTACTGTGTGGCTCTATACGATTACGATGCCACTGCTGAAGACGAGCTGACGTTTGAGGAGGGACAGGTATGGGTTCAGGTGCAAAGGCCTATACAGAAGATGAACCTAAAGGCTATGGTTTATGTCTGCTTCCAGATCATTAAGCTCATCACGAAGAGTCCGcatggtgttgatgatggttGGTGGGAAGGCGAGCTGGTAGGCAAGATTGGAAACTTCCCGTCGCTGGTTGTGGAAGAGTGTGACGAGAATGGGGAACCACTAACCGACGCTGAAGATGAGTCTCCGCCACCATCGGCACCGCCAACGTTTGCTGCTCCGGCACCACCTCCTCCGATGATCTTGCAAGAAGCGACTCCTCCGGAAGGTCAAAGTCCAAGTACGTTTTCTAAGCCGTAATTCACAGCGAAAGAAGTAGCCCTGAGCGCAAATGAGTAGTACATCTGTCTATCGTTCCTTGTTGTAATGTGGTTCTCTTCTTCGCTTCAGCAGACCTAACCAACGCCGGACCAGCGATCGACAAGTTCGAGTTTGAGCTGAACGACGACCAGCACGAACAGTATGGGTCTCAGTTTTCTGCTCCACCGCCATCGCAACCTCCACCGGGTAAGTGTCCTTTCGTTTGCCAATGAACTCACCTTGTACATGGCGGAAGGTGGTATTTGAtgtttgtacaaaaaaataacgtaCCGTTGTTGTATTTACGTGCTCACTTGTAAAAACACACAGTTGTAATCTGTGAGGATCCTGAGGTAAATGGGTGTGAATAATTTgaaacttttttatttctccgcTATCCCGGTTGGGTGTGGTGTAGAGGGCTTCTTAGTGGGCGACTCtctaatgttgtttttctttcttcaactCTCTAGGCCGAGGAGGCCGCTACTATGGAAGAGGAATCTCGACAAGGGGCTaccgcagccgcagcagctACTGCTAGCGGTGACAGTAACCAGCTAAACTTCGCTCAGATTATCGTGACGGCCGCGACACCGATGCACGAAGAGCCGGACAAGAAGTTCCCACCGCCGGAGACTGACGAAGAGCCGGCCGAGATCGTGGAGAAGCAGGAGCAAGAAAAGCAGGAGATcagtagcaaacagaaatCTCAGGACGTGGATCTTCCGTCGCAGGAACCATCGTCCAAACCGGCTTCAACGGCACCATCGAAGCCGGCCAAACCTCCATCGCCACCGAAGCCGGAAAAACCGGCCACGGCTCCAAAGCCCACCAACGTGGCAGCCAAAACTGCCACCGCCAAAAAGCCGGAACGAGTGCGGCCTGAACCACAACCAGAACCAGAACCGGAGGCTGCTCCGATCGAAGATCCTGTGGCGCCTTTTGAGGCAAACTTCGAGGCAAACTTTGAGGCAGGGTTTGCGGCCAACTTCGATGACGCGTTTGGGCAGAGCAGCCAACCTGAGATCCCGAAACAGGTAGTGGGTGGACGGGCAAGCATACCGGAAGAGCTCGAACCGGATCAGCTGGCGCGCCTGCAGAACCTTAAGGAGTCGAACGCATAATGTCCCAGCCGGATGATCGAGGTCGGAGCCGGTGGAGCGATATGGTAGGGAAAAAGCGGTGTGACACAGAGCAAAGAAGGAATGAAAGGGGAACCAATGCACTTGCCagtaagagagagaggtaCAGAGGTCCGTCGAAGGGTGCATGagaatcaaatcaaacaatctGCTGCAACAATCATACGTAGGCTAAACGCGCTAAGCTGCATGTCTTCTTCAGTCCTTGCGACCGCTGTGAACGCGATCGTCGCAGTGTGCATGTATAAGCCCTCTTCCATTGGTGTATGATCAGTCGTCCATTATGGTTTTTGTATCAATGTacgtcatcgtcgttgtcgtaaTATATACACAGTGATCAGGATCGAGGATCAGAATCGCGAGAGGAGTAATCAATGCATTCAAACCCAGCCTTCTGCACCTACGTTTTGGCAATTCCGAAGTTCCGGCTTTGTGATAGTAACGCATTTCTAGTATTGTTCTGCGCACCTTACGCACGCTACGACCAACTTTGACCAATTTAGGGACACAATAGACGCTCCTGTGACGATGGCCACGAGTGCCAGACGCTATTGGGCAACATAGCAGCCCTTGGAGTGGGctgtttgcatgtttttctGTTCAACATATCATAATGCGGATTGATGGTAGCAGCCGTATACCTTGAGAAGTGTGTAAGATTGGAATTGGAATGGTGTTCCGATGGTAATGCCTGTTGTATTGTGAACCATGTAACGAGTCCCGGCACATTCCCTACTGCACGGTACCACTCTGTTAGGACCTTGTCGCTCGATTGCGGTGAATATGTTCCACTGCATAAGCCTAATAATATGCCATCTAAACAAAATGGGCTGCAATGTGTACAATAAAATCCcatcttcctttttccctgATGTTACCATGTAGGATCGGTTCACGATCGAAGTAAGCTGCAACAACCAACCCTATTGCCTACTATACGAAGCCGCGTTACCTTACCACTTAAGAATGGCGAAATGAGCCATACAATAAGAAAGCTCGATGCGGTGCATGTTATCTCGGGACTGGGTAGAATGCGTAGAATGATGTGAGTTAGAAAGCGTAGAAAGTAAGCACCGATTGCGTACCGATTGCTTGCGTGCAAAAGTGAGACACAATTAGCGTTAGCAGAATGGCGACAGCTCATAAAACAATATCTTGCCGGAAGCCGGACGGTAGTAATGCTCTGATGCTGCCGACGACACTCATGTGAAGAATCTACTCGTGTTAGAACCATGTGCTGTTCAGCGAACAACTCAGAATTATTTCGCCAACCACCGTACAATAATCACGAAAGCCCATGTATCCGTGGATGTAGTAGAAAGTCATCGTAAAtctgtttggtttttgctgtTCTATGAGCTGCATGATTTGTTCCGATACCGATATCATCCCTATCACTTCTATACGCGCTTGAGGCAGTGCTGAGATCGAAGCAACAGCCAATATCTATATCTACGCTACACAGTTTGCGGAACGAGCTGGAGAGTTTGCATGGGAGATGGAACGGAATGAGAACAAAAGTTACTTACTAGATATTCTAATGCTAGTCTTTCGCATGCATCGTACTAGTGCACACTAAACACACCATAACTATCAGACGGTAGGATTCGTTGAAGTATCACACTCACATAACTATTATAGAGCCGATGGGGACGCCTGGAGTGTAACGCCTAGAGAATGAGAACGTTGTGAAAGGAGGCAAAACGGCGCGCCCGAGGGGTGGAAATGCAGTTAGTTCTCTTGCCGTCAGCAAGCACCGGAAGCGGATGCAACAATCTTAAGCAATTACACGAATATTTCGCAATTATTGTTTGTCGAGCGCGCATATTCCGAGCGAATTCGTAATGAAAGTAGCTCCTAATTCTGATAGTAGACCTATTAATCGACTGCCTATCTCTAGCAATCAGCATCGTCAGTTATGTTTGTCGACGTAACTGGACGCTTCAAACTGTCGTCGTCAGGCGTATCTGCATTTGTAGTCAACCATGTGCCGTTTACGATCGCCCAGATCACTAACCTATTGCACGATCGCCAGTTCAATTCCTGGCATGGATCTTGAGCATTGTACCAAGACAAAGGATGAACAAACTGTGCGCAAATCTTACTGTTTAGTGAAATTAGTGAACAATGTATGTGCGAGACTCACGCGAGAGATCACTCATGCAGATACCCTGAAAGGACTCCTGCACGCAAAGTTCGCTTGGTTCCATCGGTGGCTGGGGGGAATCGGTCGTAGGGATCGCAAAATTCCGATCCACACATACTCTTTCGCAATCGGATAGTAGCTTTCGAGTTCGCTGGTTTGTTTCACCCCTTTAGCTAGTACGTAATTGATGTTTCGCGGTTGGCATTGGTAGGATTGGGCCAGTTGGTTTGACGGTGGATGTAGCTGGAAATGAACTGCGAGTGGCTTGCGCAAACGTACGATCCAGCTGCTCTGTATATTGCTATTATATCAAGGTTAGACACTTATAGGTTCTATTGTGCATTCGCGCCAACCACGCCCTAATCGCCTATCGAAGTGAAAGAAATGCATAACACAAATCTCAAGACAattatagatatatatatagtataaACATAAAGCTATATACACACATTACCTACCTACCAAACTCGTATTCGCAATTACCCGTGACCTGTTGACGAAATTAGCGACCATAACCGAGGGCAGACCGAGCGATCCGCGCGTCCGATGTTAGACGTTTGACCAGTTATCGTTTATCACCTGCTCCCTGCAGAGAGCGTCGGCTAGAGCTCCACTTTTGAGGCCACTTGAGCGATTCGAGGTTTCGTGTACGGACGGACGGGAGGTTGCGAGTACTAAGGCGGAATGCAAACCGATTGCAAGCTATAAGCAGAGCGAGAATAACGCAAAGAAACGTGTCATTTTGCCTCCCATTATGTACATCCATGTAGTAATAAAAATAAGTAGATAATGTTTTGCGAAGTACTCCCAAACGGTTAGTCGCGCCTTGTTCATTCGTAATCCCGTTCTTGACGTTGGAAATGGCAGCATTAGCATACGTTGTGTTACGTGGGGCGGGTAACGGCCCTAGCCAGCATAATTCGTAGTGTCTCCACGCGAAGAAACGCTAATTGGGAGTTGAGCCCGCCGCCAGCAGAGAGAGCAGCTTAGAACAACAAACAAAGTGTAACAAAAACTTCACACCCGTACCGTGGCCGGTAGCACGTCGGTTAGTTGGTGGTGCGCATATAAGTCGAGATTTTAGTGAAATGAAACCAGTTAAGTTTACTTTCCTGCGTTGACTATTCATCTGATTGCCATTATGATTGTACTTAATTCTATCAGTCAAATAAATCTATGAGAATGCTAAACGGATACAACGTCTTTTGGTGTGGAACATTTTTCCAGTATCGTAAAATTTCCTCAACTTTCTATCATACAATCGCAAGGTTATTTATGAGCTGatgtgtacaaaaaaaaccagctacTTTGATACTTCTTCCCACCGACACTGCAACGCATCGTAcaggtaataaaaaaaatacacccttTAAAGATGACGCACGTGTTATATAAGTGATGCTGCTATGCAGATCGTATAAGGCACATCTGTGTGTTCGGatgttttgtgttattttggACACACTCTCAAGACATCCCCCTTCAACTCCGTGGCGCTTACATAGTGTCTCAGTTGtacttttctattttcttatCAAACCAAGCAGATACGAAGTATAAATAAGCTCATTACGTCGAATAGGTAAAGCATTGGGTGTGCTCGATTGATCGGTACTGGCGAAAGCTTAACGACACGTGACACCTTTCTATAGGGGTGGTGGATTCGCTGAGAAGTGTGGACAGCTCGAGTGGCATCATGCTGCACCTAACAACAGTTCGATTGAAAGTACAGATACTCCTGTGGGATGGAACGGGCAAACAAAAGTGAACGTTCATGCAACCAGGCAGCTTATCGGAAGTAGCGTTAGCGCAACACCTACCAACATAAAAGCGGCCGCAATAAATAGTGATTTGAACTTGACGTCCATCGTGGGATCGGAGTAGTAGATGTTGTTCGTGTAGCTCGCGGTGTTGACGTTCCAGGCGCGTGTGATCGTACCCTTCTGCGTCATCCGGTCTCGGTCCAGTATGCGGAAGTGCGTCTCCTTTGGCATGCGGATCGCGTTCACGAACGGTATCGGTATACGGAACATCGTGTTGATGTCAGCGTTCAAAAGGACGATCTCCTGCGTCAGCACTCCGTAGTCTTGTTGTATGCATCCGAGTAACTCCCCGGGAGTTGCCCACACCTCAAGGAATTGATTCTTACAGAAGCAGCAGAATACACCACAACCGAGGTTTTTCTTGAACAGCAACACCTCCTGATTGCTGCGGTCGACCAGTGATAGGCTGAATGGGCGTAGTGATCCCCAGATTCGATCTTTCGGTTCGGAGTTTTCTGAGACACCGTACAGTGCTTCGTTCGATGGTCCACGGATCGTGAAACGGTTTTCGGATTGGACGCCCGAGAGCACTATCGGAAGGAGAATGGGCTGATATATGTTGTGTTGCAAGCTAGATATTGACCTCCAATCATACTTACATTCATTGAGCTCGTAACTCTGTGCAATGAACACCGACGGAAGCCCGTACAGGAAGTCCAGTCCAGCACGGGGTGAGAATGGCGTTAGGAATGGGCTGTTAACAGACCGGATACCACGAGCTGGCAGAGCGGGCGGTACCCGTAGACTAACTGGAATGTACCCCCGAGGAAAGCGTTATCGAACGTTACAAATCACACACTCGACGAATCATCACACCTACCACCATCTCGTTCGATTTGCAGCGATTGAGGTTGCGCCGTGATTATTCGATTCTCGCCACTGTGGACTGTGAACACCCGAAAGTCCGGTTATCGCAGGCCGAATAGAGAACGCCTCTACCAGGAACCTCAGTCTCACTGGCAAGGAAAACGATTTTCTTACCAACAGGAGGCACATTGTTCCGAGGTGCGGCCAGTGTACTGTCATAGTTATAATCCCAGCTCAGATCGAACGTTGGTGTATCTGGACCGTAGAActccggttgctgctgctgctgctgctgttgctgccgtgGTACTCGGGTTGATGACATTCCAGCAGCGTCTTGGCGTGTACTTTCACTCTAGACAGCGTTACGCCCCAAGTGACACTGTGCGTGGTGTCGGTGGTTGTGCAGTTGCCCTGCAATAGGCGGTCGTGGTTTATCTTATCGTGCGTATCATCAACCATTGCTTCATTTGATAGCGGTGAAGTGTTCCCGTGCTTGTACGGGACGGCAAGTACCAACCCTTTCGGACAGCTTAGGCGTCCTCCTACCTGTTGGAGTAAATGGAACGTACGTTCACTGGCCAGACGTACGAGAGTTTGTGGAATCGAAGCCTACATGTGCTCACTCCATCTAGTAAGCTGGGTAGGTTGACGAATCAAGGGTTGTCATAGCTTGCTAGATGTTGTTAGCTGGGTTGTCAAACCTACTATTGCATTGGCAGACTTCATGGTAGTTAGTAAAAGAATCGTGTAGATCACACGTGCACTCGTACCTATTGGTTTACTGGTTTTTGATGTTATGTTTATTTAGATTTCAACAAATACTGACGTTTTGTCTCGTTGATTGTTTAGTGTATTCTGCATGGTGGCTTCGTGTGTTTAGCTTAGGTCGATCGGTTGTTTAGAGTGTCGAGTATTAGGATGTTGGGATTGTGTGTTAAAGTGTTCCACTAAACTACTAACATTTTTCGTGTAAGTATTAGTAAGCCATCTTGATGGTATTCGCTGCTGAATGTACCCTGCCTACCATACAAATTACATCGTGTTACAATGCCTTCGCTGTCTCTCGATAACTTTAGTACACCGCGGTACTTCGTCACGCTCGGTAGTGCAAGAAGAGGGATGTGATAAATTCATCGTAAATGACAGACCGTAAACTGCCCAGCTGGTTGAGTAGTAGAAGGGCTGTAGTTTGAgatttttatgttcattttctgttttgtAAGCCAGTTCCTTGCCAGTCCTGCCTTCATCGGCTGCCTGTAAAACTAATAGCTGCACTCAGTTCGCTCCTGCATTTCTTATCAGAATTTGTGTGTGATTCATAGCTCCTCTGATGTAGTAGTTAGTCGATGGATAGTCATCATCGCTATCTACTCCACCGCGAATTCCGCGAGACTGCGTTAAATAGTTTTGAACCATTTGCTTGCCGTTTTCCGCTCGTAGTCCCCCGGCCACGTGGAACGTGACCCAGTCCTACATGCTTTGCGTGCTCTTATTGTCGGGGTTATTTTAAGGGacttcgttttctttccttcacaTGGGGGGGCTTTGCTTGTTCCTATCTTGCTCTACACACATGTCTAGGCTGGGGTCGGATTTTTGTATTGtagtttttttgcattccatcTTCtttgtaaattaatatttattagtTTCTGAAACTTACCATACACATTcagtataatatatatattttgtataagtatatatatatatatagattcTCATCATCTGCTCACAACTAGAGTAAGATCGTTCCGACCTTGAATGCTTCCTTCGTTTGCTATCCTTATCGGTGTACTGCAATATCCTTGTCAGTTGCTATAAGATTTGTAAATAATGCATGACAAAAACCGTTCTGCTTGTGGGTGTACGAGACATTTATAACGTGTTCCGATGCGTCAGTAACGAAAAAGAGTCGATTGCAGGACAAAAACGCAGCGTAAAAACTATTCGCCAAACATGACACCAAGAGTCGCCCAATCATCGTGATAAAACACTTGCATAATCCATTGttgaggacaaaaaaaaacatattaaacCATGGAAAAGCCGCAAGCAGTTGACCCGCCGGTGGTTGACATtcagagtgtgtgtgtgtgcgtgtgttaaACATACATACATAGTTATCGATATGCGATTAAAAATGCGCCCCAGTAGGTATATGAGATAGAACCGGCTGAAAGGATACAGGAATGTTCCTTCCGGTTGCTCGCCGGGAATGGTATGTTCTCGGTATACTGATCATCGTTTTTGCATCGATCGCACGCTTAGAGTTTATCATGCTGGGGCTTTGGAGCCATCATGGCCCACAGACCCCGTGTACAACTAATCATTTCTAAATGTACAGCCATCTTCCTGCTTGCTCACTGCACTTCTGTTCAACGGATCTCAGGGACAGGGTCATCCAACGGTCGTAATAGGTAAACTTATCGGTAACAAATTCACAACTTCACATCAAGACACCATCTCGGGAACGGAGCAGGAGATGGGACGTTCAGCGGAGGCGCAGTTCCGTGGTACATCTGGAGTAGGGCGGCATGTGACGAATTTAATTTACAGCCACCCCAACCTCGAGCATGGCCCGGTACAGACAGGGGTTCTTGGCGCATTCCCGCGGACCCAGCTGAGGTCCTGGAAAGCCCCGCAGTATCATTAGCACAGACCGAGCGGTCGTCTGACAGTCCGGTTGGTTCTCGCAGATGTTGTCCGCCTCCGAGAGGTACTGAAGATCGCACACCTTTGGCGAAACACCCTGCAAGGTCGAGGTGGATGTTTGAAATGACGCTTCCGCTGCCGGACGCTAAATGTTTAGCATACTTACGCAAAGGTAGCACAGCTGATGGGCGCCACAAGCTGGCAGCAGTTCCTGGTAGATGTCCCCGCTGAGCACGTCCACACCCCGACACCGTCGCTCGAACGCATCCAACAGCGGACATTCAGTGGAttctggaaggaaaaacggtgccTAAGCATTTGGTTTGGAAGGATCTTCAGCCAGAATCTTGCTCGAATCGTGCTTCTTACCAACAACAAGCCCCCGGTTAAAGTCGTGCTCCATCTCGGGTTCTTCCGGGCTTCGGAACACCTCCTGGTATcgcttttgtgtgcgttttttcttcttcttgtcaTCCTCAACGTCATCAAGGTTATTCTCGACCTCATCGTTCGTTACTTTGTCGCTTCCGTGCTCCATGCTGTGTCTGTAGagaaaacgaaggaaataGAAAAGCATGTATCCGTCGATCTATGTACATCGATCGTGATTGACCTCGTCCAACGACTCTACTCACTGGTTGTGGTCATACTCAGCTCGTTCCTTCTTG encodes:
- the LOC128727140 gene encoding phospholipid scramblase 1-like, translating into MSSTRVPRQQQQQQQQQPEFYGPDTPTFDLSWDYNYDSTLAAPRNNVPPVVHSGENRIITAQPQSLQIERDGVSLRVPPALPARGIRSVNSPFLTPFSPRAGLDFLYGLPSVFIAQSYELNELLSGVQSENRFTIRGPSNEALYGVSENSEPKDRIWGSLRPFSLSLVDRSNQEVLLFKKNLGCGVFCCFCKNQFLEVWATPGELLGCIQQDYGVLTQEIVLLNADINTMFRIPIPFVNAIRMPKETHFRILDRDRMTQKGTITRAWNVNTASYTNNIYYSDPTMDVKFKSLFIAAAFMLEYLYFQSNCC